A window of Longispora fulva contains these coding sequences:
- a CDS encoding bifunctional methylenetetrahydrofolate dehydrogenase/methenyltetrahydrofolate cyclohydrolase: MTATILDGKATATAIKEELRQRVAKLAERGVVPGLGTILVGDDPGSHAYVAGKHRDCAEVGVASIARQLPADATQEQVEAVVAELNADPTCHGYIVQLPLPRQIDTQRILELIDPDKDADGLHPVNLGRLVLGFDGPLPCTPRGIVELLRRYDVPLKGAEVVVIGRGNTVGRPLGLLLTRKSENATVTLCHTGTQDLAAHTAKADIVIVAAGNPGLLTADMVRPGAVVVDVGITRVVGSDGKGRYTGDVAPGVRDVASFLAPMPGGVGPMTRALLVTNVVERAERG; encoded by the coding sequence GTGACCGCGACAATTCTGGACGGCAAGGCCACCGCCACGGCGATCAAGGAAGAACTCCGCCAGCGGGTGGCGAAGCTCGCCGAGCGGGGCGTCGTCCCCGGGCTCGGGACGATCCTGGTCGGCGACGACCCCGGCTCGCACGCGTACGTGGCGGGCAAGCACCGCGACTGCGCCGAGGTCGGCGTCGCGTCCATCGCCCGCCAGCTGCCGGCCGACGCCACCCAGGAACAGGTCGAGGCCGTCGTCGCCGAGCTGAACGCCGACCCGACCTGCCACGGCTACATCGTGCAGCTCCCGCTGCCGAGGCAGATCGACACCCAGCGAATCCTCGAGCTGATCGACCCGGACAAGGACGCCGACGGCCTGCACCCGGTCAACCTCGGCCGGCTCGTGCTCGGCTTCGACGGGCCGCTGCCGTGCACCCCGCGCGGGATCGTGGAGCTGCTGCGCCGCTACGACGTGCCGCTCAAGGGCGCCGAGGTCGTCGTGATCGGCCGGGGCAACACGGTCGGCCGGCCGCTCGGCCTGCTGCTCACCCGCAAGAGCGAGAACGCCACGGTCACCCTGTGCCACACCGGCACCCAGGACCTGGCCGCGCACACCGCGAAGGCCGACATCGTGATCGTCGCCGCCGGCAACCCCGGGCTGCTGACCGCGGACATGGTCCGGCCCGGCGCCGTCGTCGTGGACGTCGGCATCACCCGGGTCGTCGGCTCCGACGGCAAGGGTCGCTACACCGGGGACGTGGCCCCCGGCGTCCGGGACGTGGCCAGCTTCCTGGCCCCGATGCCCGGCGGCGTCGGCCCGATGACCCGGGCGCTGCTCGTCACCAATGTCGTGGAGCGCGCCGAGCGCGGTTAG